Proteins found in one Paenibacillus sp. FSL R10-2782 genomic segment:
- a CDS encoding acyl carrier protein: MKTDVYHVVPLLEKVLKLAPGELEQLTPEQDLRTLGLNSLSAVELIVELENELDITMEDDDLVLEHLSTLQGIERLLSKYA, from the coding sequence ATGAAGACAGATGTGTACCACGTAGTACCTTTGCTGGAAAAGGTATTGAAGCTGGCTCCAGGTGAACTGGAACAATTGACGCCGGAGCAGGATTTGCGAACCTTGGGGCTGAATTCCCTATCCGCTGTTGAATTGATTGTAGAGCTGGAAAATGAGCTTGATATTACGATGGAGGACGACGATCTGGTGCTGGAGCATCTTTCTACACTTCAAGGCATTGAACGTCTGCTGAGCAAATATGCATAA